One genomic region from Arthrobacter pigmenti encodes:
- a CDS encoding UvrD-helicase domain-containing protein, which yields MESSVEEQILSGLDDEQRAVASQLTGPLCVLAGAGTGKTRAITHRIAYGVHSGVYKPQQVLAVTFTARAAAEMRTRLRDLGAQGVQARTFHAAALRQLQYFWPQAVGGSLPALVDHKAQLIAEASRRLRLSTDRASIRDLAAEIEWAKVSMLTPDTYAEAAVGRAEPAGMDPTTVTRLFAAYEDLKVDRNVIDFEDVLLITVGILQEDEKVAATVRSQYRHFVVDEYQDVSPLQQRLLDLWLGEREELCVVGDASQTIYSFTGATSTHLLEFTARHRQAQVIKLVRDYRSTPQVVHLANSLLAARTAEGERRGNRGTWATPLQLIAQRPAGPAPTFTECSDDEAEAADVARRISVLLNEGVLASEIAVLYRTNGQSEAYEQALAAAGIGYQLRGGERFFARREVRDSLLQLRAAARTANDDDVPQLVRDVLASLGYTREAPQSSGAVREKWESLAALVSLADELQSARSEQGFTLQDFVAELEERAAAQHAPTVQGVTLASLHSAKGLEWDAVFLVGLSEGLMPISFADTPDAVDEERRLLYVGITRARKHLALSWSTSRTPGGRASRKPSRFLDGLRPETEGRRTFREPAAKRQRKVAAPAHCRSCGKVLGTGAERKIGRCQDCPANYSEETFEALRSWRLQAAREADVPAFVVFTDATLVAIAEARPDSLTKLAELAGVGPAKLERYGESVLDVLGDQN from the coding sequence GTGGAGAGTTCGGTCGAGGAACAGATTCTGTCCGGGTTGGACGATGAACAGCGGGCCGTCGCGTCACAGCTGACCGGACCGTTGTGCGTGCTCGCGGGAGCCGGAACCGGCAAGACGCGCGCCATCACCCACCGCATCGCCTACGGCGTGCACAGCGGGGTGTACAAGCCGCAGCAAGTACTTGCAGTGACTTTCACAGCGCGGGCGGCGGCGGAGATGCGAACCCGGCTGCGGGATCTCGGAGCGCAAGGCGTACAGGCCCGGACCTTCCATGCCGCAGCCCTTCGGCAATTGCAGTACTTCTGGCCGCAGGCGGTGGGTGGCTCCCTCCCGGCCCTCGTGGACCACAAGGCACAGCTCATTGCGGAGGCGTCCCGGCGATTGCGCCTCAGCACCGACCGGGCGAGCATCCGCGACCTGGCGGCGGAGATCGAATGGGCAAAGGTGTCGATGCTCACGCCCGATACGTATGCTGAAGCCGCTGTCGGTCGCGCCGAGCCGGCCGGCATGGATCCAACCACGGTGACCCGCCTGTTCGCTGCCTATGAGGACCTCAAGGTGGACCGCAACGTGATCGACTTCGAGGACGTGCTGCTGATTACTGTGGGCATCCTCCAGGAGGACGAGAAGGTTGCGGCAACGGTCCGGTCGCAATACCGGCACTTCGTGGTGGACGAGTACCAGGACGTTTCACCCCTCCAGCAGCGGCTCCTTGACCTGTGGCTGGGGGAGCGGGAGGAGCTGTGCGTGGTGGGGGACGCGAGCCAGACCATCTACTCCTTCACCGGAGCAACGAGCACCCACCTGCTCGAATTCACCGCCCGGCACCGGCAGGCGCAGGTCATCAAACTGGTGCGCGACTACCGTTCGACACCGCAGGTCGTCCATCTGGCGAACTCGCTGCTTGCCGCACGCACGGCGGAGGGAGAACGCCGTGGAAACCGCGGCACCTGGGCAACTCCGCTCCAGCTCATCGCACAGCGCCCCGCGGGCCCGGCGCCCACCTTCACCGAATGCAGTGATGACGAAGCCGAGGCCGCCGATGTTGCCCGGCGCATCAGCGTCCTGCTCAACGAAGGAGTGCTCGCCAGCGAAATCGCGGTGCTGTACCGGACCAACGGCCAGTCAGAAGCGTACGAGCAGGCGCTCGCCGCAGCGGGGATCGGTTACCAGCTTCGGGGTGGGGAGAGGTTCTTCGCCCGTCGTGAGGTTCGGGACAGCCTCCTTCAGCTTCGCGCGGCGGCCCGCACAGCGAACGACGACGACGTCCCCCAGTTGGTGCGCGATGTCCTGGCCTCGTTGGGCTATACCCGTGAAGCGCCGCAGAGTTCCGGCGCTGTCCGGGAAAAGTGGGAATCGTTGGCCGCGCTGGTTTCCCTTGCGGACGAACTGCAGTCAGCGCGTTCAGAGCAGGGCTTCACCCTGCAGGATTTCGTGGCGGAGCTGGAGGAACGGGCGGCCGCTCAGCACGCTCCGACGGTGCAGGGTGTCACGCTCGCTTCGTTGCATTCGGCGAAGGGCCTTGAATGGGACGCGGTGTTTCTGGTGGGGCTCAGCGAAGGGCTCATGCCCATATCCTTCGCGGACACACCGGACGCCGTCGATGAGGAACGGCGGCTGCTCTACGTCGGAATCACGCGGGCACGGAAACACCTGGCCCTTTCCTGGTCTACGTCCCGGACACCGGGCGGCCGTGCATCCCGGAAGCCTTCACGGTTCCTCGACGGTCTGCGCCCCGAAACGGAAGGCAGGCGGACGTTCCGGGAGCCTGCGGCGAAGCGTCAGCGAAAAGTGGCCGCTCCCGCGCACTGCCGATCCTGCGGAAAAGTGCTGGGAACCGGTGCCGAGCGGAAGATCGGCCGCTGCCAGGATTGTCCGGCGAACTACAGCGAGGAGACCTTCGAAGCCCTGCGTTCGTGGCGTCTGCAGGCAGCGCGTGAGGCCGACGTCCCTGCGTTCGTCGTATTCACCGACGCCACCCTCGTCGCCATCGCCGAAGCGCGCCCTGACTCGCTGACGAAGCTGGCCGAACTCGCTGGTGTCGGGCCAGCCAAGCTCGAGCGTTACGGAGAGTCGGTGCTGGATGTCCTCGGCGATCAAAACTGA
- the nudC gene encoding NAD(+) diphosphatase: MSQAVGISSLPPLGSLPLARGTADRGSALRMAPELFDRLWEQPETRVLHLADQRAAVRENRLLLQSAAEVERPANPIYLGSTVEADPEVPAGTHIVLVEHQSPQASIAPEDSWLGLRTAASVLVTQEAGLLVEAVAISNWHANHTHCPRCGQRTEPTEGGWVRRCPADESLHYPRTDPAIIVTVTDEEDRLLLGSSTAWPDNRYSTLAGFVEPGESLEAAVIREVEEESGIVVHSPQYLGSQPWPFPASLMLGFTAKAAHAEPVPDGVEIKDVRWFSRAEIFEQVKAERISIASGASIARALIEHWYGGPLDEEPAAGRP; this comes from the coding sequence ATGAGCCAAGCAGTAGGCATCTCCAGCCTTCCACCCCTCGGATCCCTGCCTTTGGCGCGGGGGACAGCCGACCGCGGGTCGGCGCTGCGGATGGCTCCCGAGCTTTTCGACCGGCTGTGGGAGCAACCGGAAACCCGTGTTCTCCACTTGGCGGACCAGCGCGCCGCCGTGCGTGAGAACCGGTTGCTGCTGCAAAGTGCAGCGGAGGTGGAGCGTCCGGCGAATCCGATCTACCTTGGAAGCACCGTCGAAGCTGACCCTGAGGTTCCGGCAGGAACCCACATCGTTCTCGTCGAGCATCAGAGTCCGCAGGCCTCCATTGCACCGGAGGACAGCTGGCTGGGGTTGCGCACGGCGGCTTCAGTGCTGGTAACCCAGGAAGCCGGGCTCCTGGTCGAAGCAGTCGCAATTTCGAACTGGCACGCCAACCACACCCACTGTCCGCGCTGCGGCCAGCGCACTGAACCCACGGAAGGTGGGTGGGTGCGCCGGTGTCCGGCGGACGAGAGCCTGCACTACCCCCGAACAGATCCGGCGATCATCGTGACGGTGACTGATGAGGAAGACCGGTTACTGCTCGGCTCGTCAACGGCGTGGCCGGACAACAGGTATTCCACCCTCGCGGGTTTCGTCGAACCGGGGGAATCGCTGGAAGCCGCGGTTATCCGGGAGGTGGAGGAAGAATCCGGGATCGTAGTGCACTCACCGCAGTACCTGGGTTCGCAGCCCTGGCCGTTCCCGGCGTCCCTGATGCTGGGTTTCACCGCCAAAGCTGCGCACGCGGAGCCGGTTCCGGACGGCGTCGAAATCAAGGACGTGCGCTGGTTCAGCAGGGCCGAGATCTTTGAGCAGGTGAAGGCGGAACGCATCTCGATTGCCTCAGGGGCATCCATTGCGCGGGCTTTGATCGAGCATTGGTACGGCGGTCCGCTGGATGAAGAGCCTGCCGCCGGGAGGCCGTAG
- a CDS encoding phosphotransferase, with protein MKRSPMELAALASAAVPGLAPTGVSGAPDDPADFESALLVDEAGKQWRVRAPRHAEASMRLETELQVLRAFTPAVRAEIPFLIPHVAGTVRLGDLRTFVYSHIEGSTRSLEELTAGGKDLAVEVGRAIAAIHELPRTLVSEADLPGYEANEVRQRRLNELDQAATTGRIPSDLLRRWEHALEDVTLWRFNPTVVHGDLHEDNLLFSAGRVCAVTGWTDLTVADPADDFAWLAAAHDADFADRVHAAYLAARSDAADEHLLRRAALAAEFALAQWMVRGLALDDHTMVAEAEDMMHSLSADLAAEEAAASEALAESDMDTPAGFGYEPDAESDSDSGHAQQDDDDPRTGSAGDGDIPESADTTHSGAAHHDSTETSALPVVRQP; from the coding sequence GTGAAACGATCTCCGATGGAACTCGCCGCCCTTGCGAGTGCGGCCGTGCCCGGGCTGGCCCCAACCGGCGTCTCAGGCGCCCCCGACGACCCCGCGGATTTCGAGTCGGCGCTGCTGGTCGACGAGGCCGGAAAGCAGTGGCGCGTGCGCGCGCCCCGGCATGCCGAGGCAAGCATGCGCCTTGAGACAGAACTTCAGGTTCTGCGCGCCTTCACCCCCGCGGTCCGCGCCGAGATTCCGTTCCTCATTCCGCACGTCGCGGGCACCGTGCGTCTGGGTGACTTACGGACATTCGTGTACTCGCATATCGAAGGATCAACCCGGTCACTGGAGGAGCTCACTGCCGGCGGGAAGGACCTGGCCGTTGAAGTCGGCCGTGCGATCGCCGCCATCCATGAACTGCCACGGACCCTGGTCAGCGAGGCAGACCTTCCCGGCTATGAAGCCAACGAGGTTCGGCAGCGCCGACTCAACGAGCTCGACCAGGCTGCGACCACGGGACGGATTCCGTCTGATCTGCTGCGCCGGTGGGAGCATGCCCTTGAGGACGTGACGCTCTGGCGGTTCAATCCGACGGTAGTGCATGGGGACCTCCACGAAGACAACCTGCTGTTCTCCGCGGGACGGGTCTGCGCCGTTACGGGCTGGACCGATTTGACGGTGGCAGACCCCGCAGACGATTTCGCGTGGCTCGCTGCAGCGCACGACGCCGATTTCGCCGACCGCGTCCATGCCGCCTACCTGGCGGCGCGCTCGGATGCGGCAGATGAGCATCTGCTGCGCCGCGCCGCGCTGGCGGCGGAATTTGCGCTGGCCCAGTGGATGGTCCGCGGCCTCGCCCTCGATGACCACACCATGGTGGCTGAGGCGGAAGACATGATGCATTCACTTTCGGCCGACCTTGCAGCAGAGGAGGCGGCCGCGTCGGAAGCCTTGGCGGAGTCTGACATGGACACCCCGGCAGGATTCGGATATGAGCCCGACGCTGAGTCCGACTCCGACTCCGGCCATGCGCAGCAAGACGACGACGATCCACGCACTGGCAGCGCAGGGGACGGAGACATTCCGGAGAGCGCCGATACGACGCATTCCGGAGCGGCTCACCATGACAGCACCGAGACCTCAGCCCTGCCCGTGGTGCGCCAGCCCTGA
- a CDS encoding ATP-dependent helicase → MSVKASSSLDHDALDGSLSAENLARLLQSEAGAQVLYPTDEQVLIIEAPLQPLLVLAGAGSGKTKTMADRVVWLVANKLVRPEQILGVTFTRKAAGELAARIRQQLAALYRAQGEAETDTLDEHLEPSISTYHSYANGIVQDYGLRIGVERDAVMLGSAQSWQLASRIVESHTGAWEHITAAKSTLTNAVLTMASECAEHLVEPAKVRRALVEHIDAIGVRQFQAGKTKPPTQGVEKLLNKLRTRITVTELVERYSAAKQQGGQLDFGDLVSLAARIVSEVPEAVQVERQKYAVILLDEFQDTSHAQMVLFSRLFGDGRSVTAVGDPHQSIYGFRGASAGQLGTFRTRFPISRPDTLTPAPVVNLSVAWRNSTSILAAANAVSSPLNVPPPWIGEQHRLEVPRLQPRPKAPRGEVYLARYLSESASDAQPASHPTDPMSDEASALTRIIEAQRRRSFDVDEAGSLLRPTIAVLCRGRRQFEALRRALTSAGLPVQIIGLGGLLRTPEVIEILSVLRVLGDPERSDAMMRLLAGARWRLGSADLMALGDWARQLAHDRDVRLNELRTRSEAAQSTGDELKREEDAGPSGSTPAPIEESQPASLVDSVDHLPPPGWVSGNGRSLSEAARSRLIRLRNELRRLRESVGDDLHTLIGEIEQTLLLDIELAAKPGVSIHEARRNLDAFADAVSGFVSTSERVDLPAFLAWLEAADAEEDGLPVTALETSRESVQLLTVHAAKGLEWDVVVVPGMNEGAFPSGSDSRWSSGDAAIPWPLRGDAAELPQWDWDQPDQKTWLESEKLFAEDAGSHTEREERRLAYVALTRARHVLVCSSSAWGGGRAKPTAPSSYLEQLRELAAAGERGYTELAWIQDSEVGDSNPARAASERAAWPTDPLGMRRNAMEEAAAAVITAAEQRKSIGQHHSTNQAQSRWAEEVRKALARASERRSVAPVELPTHISASLMVELAEDSSAVARRLRRPVPRRPGTAARRGTAFHAWIEEYYGATGMLDLGEFPGAADTFVDQGLGLEALTDNFKRSSWAARAPHDIEIPVETRVDALVVRGRIDAVFQDDDGSWDLIDWKTGRPPGPRDRDAKAVQLAVYRLAWSRLLDVPLRSVRAAFYYVSDDVLVRPHDLADSDALERIIRRATAGASASHAQGSGQRQE, encoded by the coding sequence ATGAGTGTGAAAGCATCCTCATCGCTTGACCATGATGCGCTGGATGGGAGCCTGTCGGCGGAGAATCTGGCCAGGCTTCTTCAGTCTGAGGCTGGCGCACAGGTGCTCTATCCGACCGATGAGCAGGTACTCATCATCGAGGCGCCACTGCAGCCGTTGCTCGTGCTCGCCGGTGCGGGATCCGGCAAGACCAAGACGATGGCTGACCGGGTTGTCTGGCTTGTCGCCAACAAGCTGGTGCGGCCGGAGCAGATCCTGGGGGTCACCTTCACCCGTAAGGCGGCAGGCGAACTAGCCGCCCGGATTCGGCAGCAGCTCGCCGCGCTCTATCGGGCGCAGGGCGAGGCTGAAACCGACACCCTGGACGAGCACCTGGAACCATCCATCTCTACTTACCATTCCTATGCCAATGGCATCGTCCAGGACTACGGGCTCCGGATCGGTGTCGAGCGTGATGCAGTCATGTTGGGTTCGGCACAGTCCTGGCAGCTCGCCAGCAGGATAGTGGAGTCGCATACGGGCGCCTGGGAACACATCACCGCCGCGAAGTCGACGCTGACGAACGCCGTTCTCACCATGGCTTCGGAGTGCGCCGAGCATCTTGTGGAACCGGCCAAGGTCCGGCGGGCGCTTGTGGAGCACATCGATGCTATCGGCGTACGTCAGTTCCAGGCGGGCAAGACCAAGCCACCAACCCAGGGCGTCGAGAAGCTCCTCAACAAGCTCCGTACGCGAATCACGGTCACCGAACTCGTCGAACGCTACTCCGCCGCGAAGCAGCAGGGCGGACAGCTCGACTTCGGTGACCTCGTATCGCTCGCTGCCCGCATCGTGAGTGAGGTGCCCGAAGCCGTACAGGTGGAACGGCAGAAATACGCCGTGATCCTGCTGGACGAGTTCCAGGACACATCCCACGCCCAAATGGTCCTGTTTTCCCGGCTCTTCGGCGATGGCCGTTCCGTCACGGCGGTCGGAGACCCGCACCAGTCCATCTATGGTTTCCGGGGTGCATCGGCCGGACAGCTCGGAACGTTCAGAACCCGTTTTCCAATCTCCAGGCCGGACACGCTGACCCCAGCACCCGTAGTCAACCTTTCGGTCGCCTGGCGCAACTCAACCAGTATCCTTGCCGCAGCCAACGCAGTATCCTCACCGTTGAACGTTCCCCCGCCGTGGATCGGCGAACAACACCGGCTCGAAGTCCCACGCCTGCAGCCCCGGCCCAAAGCTCCTCGGGGTGAGGTCTACCTCGCCCGCTATCTGAGCGAGAGCGCATCCGATGCGCAGCCCGCATCCCATCCGACGGATCCAATGAGCGATGAAGCGTCGGCACTCACACGCATCATCGAGGCGCAGCGGCGCCGGTCCTTCGACGTGGATGAGGCAGGCAGTCTTCTACGGCCGACGATCGCCGTGCTCTGTAGGGGACGGCGCCAGTTTGAAGCCCTGCGCCGCGCGTTGACCTCAGCGGGTCTTCCCGTCCAGATCATCGGGCTTGGAGGGCTCCTTCGAACGCCCGAGGTCATCGAGATACTCTCGGTGCTGCGCGTCCTTGGTGATCCGGAGCGTTCGGACGCCATGATGAGGCTTCTGGCAGGCGCCCGGTGGCGGTTGGGCAGTGCCGATCTGATGGCCCTCGGAGACTGGGCGCGGCAACTAGCTCACGATCGCGACGTTCGGCTGAATGAGCTGCGAACACGCAGCGAGGCTGCGCAATCAACCGGCGATGAGCTTAAGCGTGAAGAAGATGCGGGTCCGTCCGGTTCAACACCCGCCCCAATCGAAGAATCCCAACCGGCAAGTCTGGTTGACTCGGTTGACCACCTGCCGCCGCCTGGATGGGTGTCCGGGAACGGCAGGAGCCTCTCGGAGGCGGCCCGGTCCCGGTTGATCCGCCTGCGGAACGAACTGCGGCGCCTCAGGGAGTCGGTTGGGGACGATCTCCATACCCTGATCGGCGAGATCGAGCAGACGCTGCTGCTGGACATCGAACTGGCGGCCAAGCCGGGCGTGAGCATTCATGAGGCGCGTCGGAACCTTGATGCCTTTGCTGATGCGGTCAGCGGGTTCGTGTCCACATCGGAGCGCGTGGATCTGCCTGCCTTCCTCGCGTGGCTGGAAGCGGCGGACGCAGAGGAGGACGGCCTGCCGGTGACCGCCCTCGAAACCAGTCGGGAATCCGTACAGTTACTGACCGTCCACGCTGCAAAGGGGCTCGAATGGGACGTCGTCGTGGTTCCGGGCATGAATGAAGGCGCGTTCCCGAGCGGGTCCGATTCCCGATGGAGCTCCGGAGACGCCGCCATTCCATGGCCGCTCCGGGGTGACGCTGCGGAACTGCCCCAATGGGACTGGGATCAGCCGGACCAAAAGACGTGGTTGGAAAGCGAGAAACTATTCGCAGAAGACGCCGGATCCCACACCGAGCGGGAAGAGCGGCGACTCGCTTACGTCGCACTGACCCGCGCCCGGCATGTTCTGGTCTGTTCCTCATCGGCCTGGGGAGGAGGGCGCGCCAAGCCGACCGCGCCCTCAAGCTACCTGGAACAACTCAGGGAACTGGCGGCAGCTGGTGAGCGTGGCTACACGGAACTCGCATGGATCCAGGACAGCGAGGTGGGAGATAGCAATCCCGCGCGGGCAGCGAGCGAACGCGCGGCCTGGCCCACCGACCCCCTGGGGATGCGTCGCAACGCAATGGAGGAGGCAGCTGCCGCCGTTATCACGGCAGCAGAACAGAGGAAATCGATCGGCCAGCACCATTCCACAAATCAGGCGCAGAGCCGGTGGGCCGAAGAGGTCCGAAAGGCGTTGGCAAGGGCATCCGAGCGACGGTCAGTGGCCCCCGTGGAACTTCCAACCCACATTTCTGCGTCACTGATGGTCGAGTTGGCCGAAGACAGCTCTGCCGTGGCTCGGCGCCTGAGGCGGCCTGTGCCGCGTCGACCCGGTACGGCAGCACGCCGGGGTACCGCATTCCACGCCTGGATCGAGGAGTATTACGGGGCAACCGGGATGCTCGACCTCGGCGAGTTCCCCGGTGCCGCAGACACGTTTGTCGATCAGGGTCTGGGTCTTGAGGCACTCACCGATAACTTCAAGCGCTCCAGCTGGGCTGCCAGAGCACCGCACGACATCGAGATACCGGTGGAGACCCGGGTTGATGCCCTCGTTGTCCGGGGCCGCATAGATGCCGTGTTCCAGGACGACGACGGCAGCTGGGACCTGATCGACTGGAAGACGGGACGTCCTCCCGGACCCCGGGACCGCGACGCGAAAGCAGTCCAGCTGGCCGTCTACCGGTTGGCATGGTCACGTCTGCTGGACGTTCCCCTGCGGAGCGTGCGCGCTGCTTTCTACTATGTCAGCGACGATGTGTTGGTGCGGCCACACGATCTTGCGGACAGCGACGCGCTCGAACGCATCATCCGGAGGGCCACAGCGGGAGCATCGGCAAGCCACGCGCAAGGATCTGGCCAACGCCAAGAATGA
- a CDS encoding ATP-dependent helicase produces the protein MNSRTSVNPGSNQVSEQPAALRLPIAASGARCAREEFRPSPDQQQVLDLGSGAGPVLVLGGPGTGKTQLLVEAAANRIVQGELDAARILIVAPTRLAAARLRDDLTTRLDRSLSAPPARTWSSYAFDLIRRARVAGLLPELSRAPRLLSGAEQDLIIKELLEGHRRLGVLQSRWPESLQLALGTRGFRQEVRELFDRVSEYSLHAEDLADFGRRFDRPDWTAAAGLYREYRDVLDLRMPEAFDPAGILTAARGILEHNPEFLAAERSKYGLILVDDYQESNTAIHALCGVIAEGKDTIVTACPDTVVQGFRGARPELAGRLSEVLGEDLRTMALTTSHRLPASIASAWFSVASRTPVAGTSVRYRNLEERNAPVPAVAARDTANAGTVSAHVVDSGYHEHRYIAQRILEAHVEQERSFDDIAVITRTGAHVSELQRYLAAQDIPVSVPPAERAIRDEPAVQPLLDILAVLTGARELEAELAVSIMTSRIGGSGALEIRRLRQLLRREERLSGGERDSDHLIVDALSAGAVDDARPQFRPVRRLSAMLAAGRAALEDGAGTPETVLWAIWSASGLSARWEEAALKSGLSSARADRDLDAVVALFETAERYVDQMPGAPTTGFLEYLLSQELPMDTLAARAQKGAAVAIMTPAAAAGRQWPFVIVAGVQEGVWPNLRIRGELLGSGDLVALLEHGPEFRRYRDPHGLMQLTRADELRSFSAAISRAAEELLCVAVDSEDLQPSSFLDIVDPLPTGQSTRPRTVVMRPLTLRALVAELRKYAQQPDRHPDLATEAVHHLGVMAHHEPEVPGAHPDQWWGLASLSSTEPVVPADALIPVSPSKVEAVLASPLNWFVSAAGGERPTDFARTLGTLVHSIAQDLPDATGNEYAAELIRRWPTLGMKDTWEGKADLRRAEQMVRKLGGYLVEMRRAGRTLESTEVDFDVELPVTVEGVERIARLRGQVDRLELDHDGRLFIIDLKTGKSAPQAEDVAQHAQLAAYQVAATEAGFQTPDTAGTAAVGGAALVHLGTATKGPKVQEQPPLGSDDSWAHEMIEQAAGLMSAVEFDAIHDPKRSGYGPPACRLPEICPLCAEGRQVTE, from the coding sequence ATGAACAGCCGAACGTCCGTGAACCCTGGTTCCAATCAGGTCTCGGAGCAGCCCGCTGCGCTCCGGCTCCCAATCGCTGCATCGGGTGCACGTTGTGCACGGGAAGAGTTTCGGCCGAGCCCGGATCAGCAGCAGGTCCTGGATCTCGGCAGTGGGGCTGGGCCGGTGCTGGTGCTTGGAGGACCTGGTACGGGGAAAACACAGCTCCTTGTAGAGGCCGCGGCCAACAGGATCGTCCAGGGTGAGCTGGATGCGGCCCGGATCCTGATCGTTGCCCCTACGCGTCTGGCAGCCGCGCGGCTCCGTGATGATTTGACCACACGCCTTGACCGCAGTTTGAGTGCCCCGCCGGCGCGCACCTGGTCCTCGTATGCGTTCGACCTCATCCGGCGGGCACGCGTCGCCGGTCTCCTCCCCGAACTCTCACGGGCCCCGCGGCTTCTCTCCGGTGCCGAGCAGGATCTCATCATCAAGGAGTTACTGGAAGGCCACCGCAGGCTCGGCGTCCTGCAATCCCGCTGGCCGGAGAGCCTCCAGCTGGCACTGGGGACGCGCGGGTTCCGGCAGGAGGTGCGTGAGCTGTTTGACCGGGTCAGCGAATACAGTTTGCACGCCGAAGACCTGGCGGACTTCGGCAGAAGGTTTGACCGCCCGGACTGGACGGCGGCCGCCGGCCTCTATCGCGAATACCGTGACGTCCTGGACCTGCGCATGCCTGAAGCCTTCGATCCCGCGGGAATTCTCACCGCCGCCCGGGGGATACTGGAACACAATCCCGAATTTCTCGCAGCGGAGCGCAGCAAGTACGGGCTCATTCTTGTCGATGATTACCAGGAGTCCAACACTGCCATCCATGCGCTGTGTGGAGTGATTGCGGAGGGCAAGGACACCATTGTGACGGCGTGTCCGGACACCGTGGTCCAGGGGTTCCGCGGTGCACGTCCGGAACTCGCAGGCAGGCTTTCGGAGGTGCTGGGGGAGGACCTGCGCACTATGGCGCTGACCACCTCCCACCGCCTGCCCGCGTCCATCGCATCCGCGTGGTTCTCCGTCGCCTCCCGCACACCGGTGGCTGGGACCTCCGTGCGATACCGCAACCTCGAGGAGCGAAACGCGCCGGTGCCCGCTGTCGCTGCCCGCGACACAGCCAATGCGGGTACTGTCTCGGCACACGTGGTTGATTCCGGTTACCACGAGCACAGGTATATAGCCCAGCGAATCCTCGAAGCCCATGTCGAGCAGGAACGCAGCTTCGACGACATCGCTGTCATTACCCGGACAGGCGCTCATGTTTCCGAACTTCAGCGGTACCTCGCCGCTCAGGACATTCCGGTCAGCGTACCGCCGGCCGAGCGCGCTATTCGTGATGAGCCGGCGGTACAACCCCTGCTGGACATCCTGGCGGTTCTCACTGGTGCGCGGGAACTCGAGGCAGAACTCGCCGTTTCCATCATGACGTCGCGGATCGGCGGTTCGGGAGCCCTTGAGATACGGCGCCTCAGACAGTTGCTCCGTCGCGAGGAACGACTGTCCGGCGGCGAACGCGATTCTGACCACCTGATTGTCGACGCCCTGAGCGCCGGAGCGGTTGATGACGCCCGACCGCAGTTCCGGCCGGTCCGCAGGCTCTCCGCAATGCTGGCTGCCGGGCGCGCGGCACTCGAAGACGGCGCCGGCACACCGGAGACCGTCCTGTGGGCCATATGGTCCGCCTCCGGTCTGTCTGCCCGGTGGGAGGAGGCGGCATTGAAGTCCGGCCTCTCCTCCGCGAGGGCTGACCGCGACCTGGACGCCGTCGTCGCGCTGTTCGAGACAGCCGAGAGGTATGTCGACCAGATGCCCGGAGCGCCCACCACAGGATTCCTCGAATACCTGCTGAGCCAGGAGCTACCGATGGACACGCTCGCCGCGCGTGCCCAGAAAGGTGCTGCTGTAGCGATCATGACCCCGGCAGCAGCGGCCGGCAGGCAGTGGCCGTTCGTCATAGTTGCCGGTGTGCAGGAAGGCGTGTGGCCCAACCTGCGGATTCGGGGTGAGCTACTGGGCTCCGGTGACCTGGTGGCGTTATTGGAACACGGCCCGGAGTTTCGGCGGTACCGGGACCCGCACGGCCTCATGCAGCTCACCCGGGCAGATGAGCTTCGAAGTTTCTCCGCGGCGATCAGTCGGGCTGCCGAGGAACTCTTGTGTGTCGCAGTGGATTCGGAGGACCTCCAACCATCCTCGTTCCTCGACATCGTTGACCCGCTGCCGACGGGGCAATCCACTCGTCCGCGGACTGTGGTGATGCGGCCGCTGACACTGCGGGCGCTGGTTGCCGAGTTACGCAAATATGCTCAGCAGCCGGACCGCCACCCGGACCTTGCAACGGAAGCTGTGCATCATCTCGGTGTCATGGCGCACCACGAACCTGAGGTGCCTGGTGCCCATCCGGACCAGTGGTGGGGGCTGGCGAGCCTGTCCTCCACCGAGCCTGTGGTTCCGGCTGATGCCCTGATCCCGGTGTCGCCATCCAAGGTGGAAGCAGTTCTGGCGTCGCCTCTGAACTGGTTCGTTTCGGCTGCCGGAGGGGAGCGGCCCACTGACTTTGCCCGAACACTGGGAACCCTCGTGCACTCGATCGCGCAGGATCTGCCGGATGCCACCGGCAATGAGTACGCGGCTGAGCTCATCCGCCGCTGGCCAACACTGGGGATGAAGGACACCTGGGAAGGAAAGGCTGACTTACGCCGCGCTGAACAAATGGTCAGGAAGTTGGGTGGGTACCTGGTCGAGATGCGCCGAGCCGGACGCACTCTTGAGAGTACGGAAGTGGACTTCGACGTGGAACTGCCCGTCACAGTGGAAGGTGTCGAACGCATCGCGCGTTTGCGTGGCCAAGTGGATCGTCTTGAGCTCGACCATGACGGACGCCTGTTCATCATCGACTTGAAGACCGGAAAATCAGCCCCGCAAGCAGAGGATGTCGCACAACACGCACAGCTCGCCGCCTATCAGGTTGCCGCTACGGAAGCCGGGTTTCAGACCCCCGATACTGCAGGAACAGCAGCTGTCGGCGGGGCGGCGCTTGTCCACCTGGGTACCGCCACCAAGGGGCCGAAGGTGCAGGAACAGCCGCCTCTCGGGTCGGATGATTCCTGGGCTCACGAGATGATCGAGCAGGCGGCGGGGCTGATGTCGGCGGTTGAGTTCGACGCCATCCACGATCCGAAGCGCTCAGGCTATGGACCTCCCGCGTGCAGGCTTCCCGAAATCTGTCCACTGTGTGCCGAGGGCAGGCAGGTGACCGAATGA